The Cucumis melo cultivar AY chromosome 5, USDA_Cmelo_AY_1.0, whole genome shotgun sequence genome has a segment encoding these proteins:
- the LOC127149511 gene encoding uncharacterized protein LOC127149511 produces MVSEQSNNETLENNLGETQIETEPVVAAAMEKLLQNLQKPPIYPTGVVPQPYAPPSDQKTIHAPPPFYVTAHPVPFYAPSDVQPSNPSGHPHPHAPSTSSGQQPSTVNLSNQYSKQQLYVHSLQQPLFSDNGIDQPQNRLDIEAGESSTHSKPTELPMYSKNPVTSFPNSQSNYITGSLGSSTGNFSGEKLNGQNYFSWSQSIKMFLEGRYQFGFLTGETVRPPPGDALERLWKGEDSLIRSMLINSMEPQIGKPLLYAATAKDLWDTTQTLYSKRQNASRLYTLRKQVHNCKQGTLDVTTYFNKLFLLWQEMDLCRETVWDTPNDSTQYAKLEEADRVYDFLAGLNPKFDNVCGRILGQRPLPSLMEVCFEVRLEEDRTNAMGVLTTPTIDSAAFSARSLNHDSDKNNGKSIPVCEHCKKQWHTKDQCWKLHGRPPGGKKRSSNEKQNSGRVYISETTPASTSQSTDPTASQTKTPTLVPLLSQDMSSGRTIGTARHSRGLYILDDDTSCSSLSRVSLLSSYFSTSEQDCMLWHFRLGHPNFTYMQYLFPHLFSKLDVSSLSCDVCIRTKQHRVSFPSQPYKPTQPFNLIHSDVWGPSKVTTSSGKRWFATFIDDHTRLTCVYLITDKSEVTSIFQNFYHTIKTQFHTKIAILRSDNGREFQNHNLSEFLASKGIVHQTSCAYTPQQNGVAERKNDTLWK; encoded by the exons atggtatcagagcaaagcaataacgaaaccctagaaaataacctaggagaaacccagatcgaaactgaacccgtcgtcgccgccgccatggagaaactgctccagaacctacagaaaccgccgatctacccaacgggagtggttCCGCAGCCGTACGCGCCGCCGTCTGACCAGAAGACGATTCACGCGCCGCCGCCGTTTTACGTCACCGCCCATCCCGTTCCCTTCTACGCGCCGTCGGATGTCCAACCGTCAAACCCTTCCGGCCATCCGCATCCTCACGCGCCGTCTACGAGCTCCGGACAGCAACCCTCAACCGTAAATCTGTCAAATCAGTACAGTAAGCAGCAGCTGTACGTTCACTCTTTACAACAACCGCTGTTTTCTGATAACGGAATTGATCAACCCCAAAACAGATTGGACATTGAAGCGGGCGAATCTTCaacgcattccaaaccaaccgagttgccgatgtattccaagaacccggtaacttcgttccctaattcacagtcaaattatataactggctctttgggttcgtctacagggaatttttcaggcgaaaaattaaatggtcaaaattatttttcttggtcccaatcaataaagatgttcctcgaaggtcgataccagttcggattcttaactggagagactgtacgtcctccaccaggagacgccttggaacgactctggaaaggagaggactcacttattcggtccatgctgattaatagtatggaaccacagatcggcaagcctttactatatgcagccacagcaaaagatttgtgggatacaactcagaccctttactcgaaacgacagaatgcctctcggttatatacactgcgaaaacaggtccataattgcaaacaagggaccctggacgtaactacctattttaacaagctctttctcctctggcaagagatggatttgtgcagagagacagtttgggacacaccaaatgacagtacacaatatgctaaacttgaagaggctgaccgtgtttatgacttccttgcaggacttaatcccaaatttgataatgtttgtggtcgtatacttggacaaagacctcttccctccctaatggaagtttgttttgaagtccgcctggaagaggatcgcactaatgccatgggtgtattgactacccctaccattgattccgctgcctttagcgctcggtccttaaatcatgacagtgacaagaataatgggaagtcaattcctgtgtgtgagcactgcaagaaacaatggcacaccaaggatcagtgttggaaactccacggtcgtcccccaggaggtaagaaacggtcctccaacgagaaacagaactcaggacgtgtctacattagtgagactacacctgctagcacttctcaatcaacGGATCCTACTGcgagccagaccaagactccgactctggtgccattgctcagtcag gacatgagctcggggaggacgattggcactgcccggcatagcaggggactttacatccttgatgatgatacctcatgtagtagtttgtctagggttagtttactgtcatcctactttagcacttctgaacaagactgtatgttgtggcattttcgactgggccacccaaactttacatatatgcaatatttatttccccaccttttttctaaacttgatgtctcttctctatcttgtgatgtgtgtatccggactaaacaacatcgagtctcttttccctcgcaaccatataaacctacacaaccgtttaacctcatccatagtgacgtttggggtccttccaaggtcaccacctcctcgggaaagcggtggtttgcaactttcattgatgaccatacccgtcttacctgcgtctaccttatcacagataaatccgaggttacatccattttccaaaacttctatcatactatcaaaacacaatttcatacaaaaattgcaattcttcgaagtgataatggtcgggaattccaaaaccataaccttagtgaatttctagcctccaaggggattgttcaccaaacctcatgtgcctacactcctcaacaaaatggagtggccgaacgaaaaaacgac